A single window of Pseudomonas lijiangensis DNA harbors:
- a CDS encoding LysR family transcriptional regulator yields MELVWLEDFSALAEYGSFVRAAEARHVTQPAFSRRVRSLENWMGVELFVRTPQGAFLTEAGRQILPAVQEAARRLYRIRNEAQELAGVAARSLQFAATHSLSFTFFPKWLRSSENGAPIESVQLHSDSMAVCEQMLIHGQVQFLLCHRHPDVPPLLAPDQFIGKKVGEDVLVPLASASANFGTSPAALPYLAYTHESGLGRIVAHRLRGKEDYLHLKPLFSTHLAAVLMSMALESKGVAWLPKSLTEQEILDGRLVRALDESWDIPLEIHLTRPAAPLSQSAEEFWARIGSN; encoded by the coding sequence TTGGAACTCGTCTGGCTCGAAGACTTTTCAGCGCTTGCGGAGTACGGCAGCTTTGTCCGTGCCGCTGAAGCACGCCACGTCACTCAGCCGGCTTTCAGCCGCAGAGTTCGTTCGCTGGAAAACTGGATGGGGGTTGAGCTGTTCGTGCGCACACCTCAGGGAGCGTTTCTGACAGAGGCGGGAAGGCAGATTCTGCCCGCTGTCCAGGAGGCTGCCAGGCGTTTGTACCGGATACGCAACGAGGCTCAAGAGCTAGCGGGTGTGGCCGCCAGGTCCCTGCAATTTGCGGCCACTCACTCCCTGTCGTTTACATTTTTCCCCAAGTGGCTTCGCAGCTCGGAAAACGGTGCCCCCATCGAGTCGGTGCAACTGCACTCCGACAGCATGGCGGTCTGTGAGCAGATGCTGATACATGGACAGGTGCAGTTTCTGCTCTGCCATCGCCACCCCGATGTACCGCCTTTGCTGGCACCTGATCAGTTCATCGGCAAGAAAGTGGGTGAGGACGTGCTCGTGCCGCTGGCGAGTGCTTCTGCCAATTTCGGTACATCTCCAGCGGCGTTACCTTACCTTGCTTACACCCATGAGTCGGGTCTGGGGCGCATCGTCGCTCACCGCCTGCGTGGCAAGGAAGATTACCTGCACCTCAAACCGCTTTTCAGCACCCACCTCGCGGCGGTGCTGATGTCCATGGCCCTGGAAAGCAAAGGCGTGGCGTGGTTGCCCAAAAGCCTTACCGAGCAGGAAATACTCGATGGGCGTCTGGTCAGAGCCCTCGACGAAAGCTGGGATATACCTCTGGAAATCCATCTGACCCGCCCGGCAGCGCCACTCAGCCAATCTGCCGAAGAGTTCTGGGCACGGATCGGCAGCAACTGA
- a CDS encoding mandelate racemase/muconate lactonizing enzyme family protein, with protein MRIVDIREKTVSIASPIANAYIDFSKMTCSVVAVVTDVIRDGKPVIGYGFNSNGRYGQGALMRDRFLARITEADPDTLIDHENNNLDPFAIWKTLMTNEKPGGHGERSVAVGTIDMAVWDAVAKIEGKPLYRLLADRYRNGVADDKVWVYAAGGYYYPGKDQSKLKAEMQSYLDRGYDVVKMKIGAVPLDEDIRRIEAVLEVVGDGRRLAVDANGRFDLQTGIAYAEAIKKYNLFWYEEIGDPLDYALQAELANHYELPMATGENLFSHQDARNLLRHGGMRPDRDYLQFDCALSYGLVEYMRTLKVMEDMGWSSRRVVPHGGHQMSLNIAAGLHLGGNESYPDVFQPFGGFADGIRVENSFVGLPDIPGVGFEAKSALYAVMRELGEG; from the coding sequence ATGCGTATCGTGGACATTCGTGAAAAAACTGTCTCTATTGCTTCCCCTATCGCCAACGCCTACATCGATTTCTCGAAGATGACCTGCTCGGTTGTCGCCGTGGTCACGGATGTGATCCGCGATGGCAAGCCTGTCATTGGTTACGGTTTCAACTCCAATGGCCGTTATGGCCAGGGTGCCCTGATGCGCGACCGGTTCCTGGCGCGTATCACGGAGGCGGATCCCGACACCCTCATCGATCATGAGAACAACAACCTGGACCCGTTCGCCATCTGGAAAACCCTGATGACCAACGAAAAGCCAGGCGGCCACGGCGAACGTTCGGTTGCCGTGGGCACCATCGACATGGCGGTATGGGATGCCGTCGCCAAGATTGAAGGCAAACCGCTGTATCGCCTTCTGGCCGACCGCTACCGTAACGGCGTGGCCGATGACAAGGTCTGGGTCTATGCAGCGGGCGGCTACTACTATCCCGGCAAAGACCAGAGCAAGCTCAAGGCAGAAATGCAGAGCTATCTGGATCGTGGCTACGACGTCGTCAAGATGAAGATTGGTGCAGTGCCACTGGACGAAGATATCCGTCGTATCGAAGCGGTGCTTGAAGTGGTTGGGGACGGTCGTCGACTGGCGGTCGATGCCAATGGCCGCTTCGATCTGCAGACCGGTATTGCGTACGCCGAAGCCATCAAGAAGTACAACCTCTTCTGGTACGAAGAGATTGGCGATCCGCTGGACTATGCACTGCAGGCCGAGCTTGCCAATCACTACGAACTGCCCATGGCGACGGGTGAAAACCTCTTCTCCCACCAGGATGCCCGCAACCTTCTGCGCCACGGCGGCATGCGCCCGGATCGCGATTACCTCCAGTTCGACTGCGCCCTGTCGTACGGGCTGGTGGAATACATGCGTACCCTGAAAGTGATGGAAGACATGGGATGGTCGTCGCGCCGCGTGGTGCCCCACGGTGGTCACCAGATGTCCCTGAACATCGCAGCGGGCCTTCACCTGGGCGGTAACGAATCGTATCCGGACGTGTTCCAGCCTTTCGGCGGCTTCGCTGACGGAATCCGCGTGGAAAACAGCTTTGTAGGCCTGCCGGATATTCCAGGTGTCGGCTTCGAAGCGAAGTCCGCCTTGTATGCCGTCATGCGCGAGCTGGGCGAAGGCTGA
- the dctA gene encoding C4-dicarboxylate transporter DctA yields the protein MEISKSRWYSQLYVQVLIGIVIGAAIGYFVPDIGAKLQPFADGFIKLIKMLLAPIIFGTVVVGIAKMGSIKEVGRIGVKALIYFEILSTIALVLGLVVVNIVKPGVGMNINASALDGSAISKYSQAASEQGGTIEFFLNIIPHTFLGAFSNGVMLQVILLSVLMGVALVQMGETSKPLINTIDLFLQGLFRIVAMVMRLAPLGAGAGMAFTIGKYGIGTLLSLGQLLVALYITTLIFIVVILGAVARWSGMPLMQFLRYFKDEILITLGTCSTEAVLPRMMVKLEKLGCKKSVVGMVLPTGYTFNADGTCIYLTMAAIFIAQATNTPLTFMDQMILLGVFLLTSKGSAGVAGAGFVTLAATLTTIHSIPLVGLVLLLGIDRFLNEARAVTNLIGNGIGTLAIAKWDNSFDVEACEREIAAMKHDKAARKALLTQK from the coding sequence GTGGAAATCTCCAAGTCCCGCTGGTACAGCCAGCTGTATGTGCAGGTGCTGATCGGCATCGTGATCGGTGCCGCAATCGGTTACTTCGTGCCCGATATCGGAGCCAAGCTCCAACCCTTCGCCGATGGTTTCATCAAGCTGATCAAGATGCTGTTGGCGCCCATCATTTTCGGTACGGTCGTCGTGGGTATCGCAAAGATGGGCAGCATCAAGGAAGTCGGACGCATTGGCGTGAAAGCGCTGATCTACTTCGAGATTCTTTCGACCATTGCCCTTGTTCTCGGCCTTGTTGTAGTCAACATCGTGAAACCTGGCGTCGGGATGAACATCAACGCCAGCGCGCTGGATGGAAGTGCGATCAGCAAGTACAGCCAGGCGGCAAGCGAGCAAGGCGGCACCATTGAATTCTTCCTCAACATCATCCCCCATACCTTCCTGGGCGCATTCTCCAACGGGGTCATGCTTCAGGTCATTCTGCTCTCGGTCCTGATGGGGGTAGCTCTGGTTCAGATGGGCGAAACCAGCAAGCCGCTGATCAACACCATTGATCTGTTCCTGCAAGGCCTGTTCAGGATCGTTGCAATGGTCATGCGCCTGGCTCCGCTCGGTGCCGGTGCCGGCATGGCGTTCACCATTGGCAAGTACGGGATTGGTACCCTGCTTTCACTGGGCCAGTTGCTGGTCGCGCTCTACATCACGACCCTGATTTTCATCGTGGTCATACTGGGTGCGGTTGCACGGTGGTCGGGCATGCCCCTCATGCAGTTTCTGCGTTATTTCAAGGATGAAATCCTCATCACCCTCGGAACCTGCTCCACTGAAGCCGTGCTGCCGCGAATGATGGTGAAACTTGAAAAGCTCGGCTGCAAGAAATCCGTGGTGGGGATGGTGCTGCCAACGGGGTACACCTTCAATGCCGACGGCACCTGCATCTATCTCACCATGGCCGCCATCTTCATCGCCCAGGCGACCAACACGCCCCTGACCTTCATGGATCAGATGATTCTGCTGGGGGTATTCCTGCTGACCTCAAAAGGCTCGGCCGGCGTGGCGGGTGCGGGCTTCGTGACACTGGCGGCAACGCTCACCACCATCCACTCCATTCCTCTGGTAGGCCTGGTCTTGCTCCTGGGCATTGACCGGTTCCTCAACGAAGCCCGAGCCGTGACCAACCTGATCGGCAATGGCATCGGCACCCTCGCCATTGCCAAGTGGGACAACTCGTTC